One Mya arenaria isolate MELC-2E11 chromosome 5, ASM2691426v1 genomic window carries:
- the LOC128234347 gene encoding uncharacterized protein LOC128234347 isoform X1, whose amino-acid sequence MDYIFFILKCVCILFFLPSHQCADCGTLRLLNTDHINQGDDVRLEFSNIRSQDPSLVQWWKNRNIIVNIDTNLQRFSIAAQHGRVTLTIRNVRAEDNGGYTADLGSIQCSPPSNVLVTVKEPKVLSVIPKFPDNVTIPELDCERCLVGTVGVYINVECIVFGITQTDLNVQLTLRKHGQEVPNVSIELFPFYRAYYAYMPSEDDTDHTVTCEATSDGQQSKTVSITLLVLRKPSIPTIILPESIKEGKNALISCKTINARPEPRLYFIYNSTFNNTSNTFSKMKDDKTVDAETLLENTFSRFDNTRNLTCCVEFREYDKNTPKMKTHCSTSGIDVLFPPRFIQLEELEKTNDEEGNTSLRLQCTSDVSNPVSKIRWNITSKFEYESSQGKEKVEQLSGNVRAQILSANLTRHNNREPISCYIENPVFPEIKIFNTYNLNITYKPFISFSPSSPVTSYVDDSISVLCQCDANPPAKIEWTNTSSNNIGKKTENSIEMDMQFHSTGRHNFTCNARNTIGSAVNEIFILVKECGTLRALNTDHINPGDDVRLEFSNIRRHDTSLVRWWKNRTILLDTNLQRFSVVVQQGRVTLTISNVTAEDNGGYTADLGNRLCLPPIEVLVKVKEQKVPSINPQFTDSVNIPEMDCAKCLVGTVGVYNKVECIVFGFSEKNMNMELKLKKNGQDVPNVTMECTPFYRAFYAYMPSEEDKDHSIICEATRDGQHSETASITLVILRKPSRPTIILPGSVKEGEKTHITCKTFNARPEPRLYFMYNATTYNTSNNFSQMKGDKTVDAETILENTFSRYDNSRSLTCCVEFREYHTNTQIMKTHCSTSGIDVLFPPKFLLLEELKRTNDAEGNTRLVFQCTSDVSNPVSRIRWNISSNVNNYETSHEKKEDEELSGRIRTKILSANLSRHNNGETLSCFLENPEFPEIKVMEKYKLNITYKPFISFTSDKSEVRSFDDSVNVLCQVDANPFAKIEWLNTSLKEIGNKTESSLELKIRVNSSGHYNYTCMAENTIGSAVNAIAVFFVKDQRLSTPSAPHFNDVSSSMLIGIICGSVAVLIVVILVVAYVIVSKKRQNTPKCEEYTDLQFQEPNLYMQPLGPVYVTSDGSQSTYGQQTQTYDSVE is encoded by the exons AtggattatatatttttcattttaaaatgtgtatgcattttattttttctaccTAGTCATCAGTGCGCGG ACTGTGGAACATTACGACTCCTAAATACCGACCACATCAATCAAGGTGACGATGTGAGGCTCGAATTTTCTAATATCAGAAGTCAAGACCCAAGTTTGGTCCAATGGtggaaaaatagaaatataattgtaaatatagaTACCAACTTACAGCGTTTCTCTATTGCCGCTCAACACGGCCGTGTCACGTTGACAATACGTAACGTCAGAGCTGAGGATAACGGTGGATACACTGCGGATTTAGGAAGCATACAGTGTTCACCACCGAGTAATGTTTTAGTTACGGTGAAAG AGCCAAAGGTCCTTTCCGTTATTCCCAAATTCCCTGACAACGTTACCATCCCAGAGTTGGATTGTGAACGATGCCTAGTGGGAACGGTTGGCGTCTACATAAACGTGGAATGTATTGTGTTTGGGATTACCCAGACGGACCTG aACGTGCAATTGACGCTAAGGAAACATGGGCAAGAGGTTCCCAATGTGTCTATCGAGCTTTTTCCATTTTATCGAGCATATTATGCATACATGCCGAGTGAAGATGATACAGATCATACCGTTACTTGTGAGGCTACTAGCGATGGCCAACAGTCGAAAACAGTATCAATAACTCTGCTCGTTTTGC GGAAACCATCCATACCTACAATAATTCTGCCGGAATCAATCAAAGAAGGCAAAAACGCACTCATTTCTTGCAAAACCATAAATGCCAGACCAGAGCCAAGACTTTATTTCATATACaattcaacatttaacaatacaagcaacacattttccaaaatgaaaGACGATAAAACAGTTGATGCTGAAACACTGTTAGAAAACACTTTTAGCAGATTTGACAATACCAGGAATTTAACTTGTTGTGTTGAGTTTAGAGAGTATGACAAAAACACGCcgaaaatgaaaacacattgcTCGACGTCTGGCATTGATGTGTTGT TCCCACCAAGGTTTATACAGCTTGAAGAATTAGAGAAAACCAACGATGAAGAAGGTAATACCAGTCTCCGGTTGCAGTGTACAAGCGACGTATCTAATCCTGTTAGTAAAATAAGATGGAACATTACGTCCAAATTTGAATATGAATCCTCTCAGGGAAAGGAAAAGGTTGAACAATTATCCGGAAATGTCAGGGCTCAG ATTTTGTCTGCCAATCTCACTCGACATAACAATCGAGAACCAATTTCATGTTACATAGAAAATCCTGTATTCCcagaaatcaaaatattcaacacctaTAACCTCAACATTACTT ACAAGCCGTTCATCAGTTTTTCTCCCAGTTCCCCAGTTACTTCCTACGTGGATGACAGTATCAGCGTTTTATGCCAATGTGACGCAAACCCACCAGCTAAGATAGAATGGACAAACACTTCTTCTAATAATATAG GAAAGAAGACTGAAAATAGCATTGAAATGGACATGCAATTTCACTCAACTGGCCGCCATAACTTCACCTGCAATGCAAGAAACACAATTGGTTCGGCGGTGAATGAAATTTTCATCTTGGTGAAAG AATGTGGAACATTACGGGCCTTAAACACCGACCACATAAATCCAGGTGACGATGTGAGGCTAGAGTTCTCAAATATCAGACGTCATGACACAAGTTTGGTCCGATGGTGGAAAAATAGAACTATACTTTTAGACACCAACCTGCAGCGTTTCTCTGTTGTCGTTCAACAAGGTCGTGTCACGTTGACAATAAGTAACGTCACAGCTGAGGATAACGGCGGGTACACTGCGGATTTGGGAAACAGATTGTGTTTACCACCGATTGAAGTTTTAGTGAAGGTGAaag AGCAAAAGGTACCTTCCATAAATCCCCAGTTCACTGACAGCGTTAACATCCCAGAGATGGATTGTGCAAAATGCCTGGTTGGAACTGTTGGCGTCTACAACAAAGTTGAATGTATTGTGTTTGGATTTAGCGAGAAAAACATG AACATGGAGTTGAAGCTGAAGAAAAATGGTCAAGATGTACCCAATGTGACTATGGAATGTACCCCTTTTTATCGAGCATTTTATGCATACATGCCAAGTGAAGAAGATAAAGATCACTCCATTATTTGCGAGGCTACTAGAGATGGCCAACATTCGGAAACAGCATCAATCACTCTTGTCATTCTGC GAAAACCATCGCGTCCTACAATTATATTGCCGGGCTCAGTTAAAGAAGGAGAAAAAACACATATTACTTGCAAAACCTTCAATGCTAGACCGGAGCCAAGACTCTACTTCATGTACAATGCAACAACTTACAATACAAGCAACAACTTTTCCCAAATGAAAGGCGATAAAACAGTTGATGCTGAAACAATATTAGAAAACACTTTCAGTCGATATGACAATTCCAGGAGTTTAACTTGTTGTGTTGAGTTTAGAGAGTATCACACAAACACTCAGATAATGAAAACTCATTGCTCGACTTCtggcattgatgttttat TCCCACCGAAGTTTCTACTGCTTGAAGAATTAAAGAGAACCAACGATGCAGAAGGTAATACcagactcgtgttccagtgtaCAAGCGACGTATCTAATCCAGTTAGTAGAATAAGATGGAACATTTCGTCAAATGTGAATAATTATGAAACCTCCCATGAAAAGAAAGAAGATGAAGAATTGTCTGGACGTATAAGGACTAAG ATTTTATCTGCCAACCTCTCACGACATAACAATGGAGAAACACTATCGTGTTTCTTGGAAAATCCGGAGTTTCCAGAGATCAAAgtaatggaaaaatataaacttaacatTACAT ACAAACCATTCATCAGTTTTACATCTGATAAATCCGAAGTAAGGTCCTTTGATGACAGTGTTAACGTGTTATGCCAAGTTGACGCGAACCCATTTGCGAAGATCGAATGGCTGAACACGTCTTTGAAAGAGATAG GTAATAAAACAGAAAGCAGTCTTGAATTAAAGATACGAGTTAACTCAAGTGGCCATTATAATTATACGTGTATGGCAGAAAACACAATTGGCTCGGCAGTAAATGCAATTGCTGTCTTCTTTGTCAAAG ATCAGCGACTATCGACACCAAGCGCTCCTCATTTTAATGACGTCTCATCCTCCATGTTGATCGGAATTATTTGCGGTAGTGTGGCTGTTCTGATTGTCGTTATTTTAGTAGTCGCATACGTGATAGTATCAAAAAAGCGACAGAATACACCGAAGTGCGAGGAGTATACTGATTTACAATTTCAGGAACCAAATTT ATATATGCAGCCTTTAG GTCCTGTGTATGTCACCAGTGATGGTTCACAGTCCACTTATGGCcaacaaacacaaacttatGATAGTGTGGAGTGA
- the LOC128234347 gene encoding uncharacterized protein LOC128234347 isoform X2, giving the protein MDYIFFILKCVCILFFLPSHQCADCGTLRLLNTDHINQGDDVRLEFSNIRSQDPSLVQWWKNRNIIVNIDTNLQRFSIAAQHGRVTLTIRNVRAEDNGGYTADLGSIQCSPPSNVLVTVKEPKVLSVIPKFPDNVTIPELDCERCLVGTVGVYINVECIVFGITQTDLNVQLTLRKHGQEVPNVSIELFPFYRAYYAYMPSEDDTDHTVTCEATSDGQQSKTVSITLLVLRKPSIPTIILPESIKEVPPRFIQLEELEKTNDEEGNTSLRLQCTSDVSNPVSKIRWNITSKFEYESSQGKEKVEQLSGNVRAQILSANLTRHNNREPISCYIENPVFPEIKIFNTYNLNITYKPFISFSPSSPVTSYVDDSISVLCQCDANPPAKIEWTNTSSNNIGKKTENSIEMDMQFHSTGRHNFTCNARNTIGSAVNEIFILVKECGTLRALNTDHINPGDDVRLEFSNIRRHDTSLVRWWKNRTILLDTNLQRFSVVVQQGRVTLTISNVTAEDNGGYTADLGNRLCLPPIEVLVKVKEQKVPSINPQFTDSVNIPEMDCAKCLVGTVGVYNKVECIVFGFSEKNMNMELKLKKNGQDVPNVTMECTPFYRAFYAYMPSEEDKDHSIICEATRDGQHSETASITLVILRKPSRPTIILPGSVKEGEKTHITCKTFNARPEPRLYFMYNATTYNTSNNFSQMKGDKTVDAETILENTFSRYDNSRSLTCCVEFREYHTNTQIMKTHCSTSGIDVLFPPKFLLLEELKRTNDAEGNTRLVFQCTSDVSNPVSRIRWNISSNVNNYETSHEKKEDEELSGRIRTKILSANLSRHNNGETLSCFLENPEFPEIKVMEKYKLNITYKPFISFTSDKSEVRSFDDSVNVLCQVDANPFAKIEWLNTSLKEIGNKTESSLELKIRVNSSGHYNYTCMAENTIGSAVNAIAVFFVKDQRLSTPSAPHFNDVSSSMLIGIICGSVAVLIVVILVVAYVIVSKKRQNTPKCEEYTDLQFQEPNLYMQPLGPVYVTSDGSQSTYGQQTQTYDSVE; this is encoded by the exons AtggattatatatttttcattttaaaatgtgtatgcattttattttttctaccTAGTCATCAGTGCGCGG ACTGTGGAACATTACGACTCCTAAATACCGACCACATCAATCAAGGTGACGATGTGAGGCTCGAATTTTCTAATATCAGAAGTCAAGACCCAAGTTTGGTCCAATGGtggaaaaatagaaatataattgtaaatatagaTACCAACTTACAGCGTTTCTCTATTGCCGCTCAACACGGCCGTGTCACGTTGACAATACGTAACGTCAGAGCTGAGGATAACGGTGGATACACTGCGGATTTAGGAAGCATACAGTGTTCACCACCGAGTAATGTTTTAGTTACGGTGAAAG AGCCAAAGGTCCTTTCCGTTATTCCCAAATTCCCTGACAACGTTACCATCCCAGAGTTGGATTGTGAACGATGCCTAGTGGGAACGGTTGGCGTCTACATAAACGTGGAATGTATTGTGTTTGGGATTACCCAGACGGACCTG aACGTGCAATTGACGCTAAGGAAACATGGGCAAGAGGTTCCCAATGTGTCTATCGAGCTTTTTCCATTTTATCGAGCATATTATGCATACATGCCGAGTGAAGATGATACAGATCATACCGTTACTTGTGAGGCTACTAGCGATGGCCAACAGTCGAAAACAGTATCAATAACTCTGCTCGTTTTGC GGAAACCATCCATACCTACAATAATTCTGCCGGAATCAATCAAAGAAG TCCCACCAAGGTTTATACAGCTTGAAGAATTAGAGAAAACCAACGATGAAGAAGGTAATACCAGTCTCCGGTTGCAGTGTACAAGCGACGTATCTAATCCTGTTAGTAAAATAAGATGGAACATTACGTCCAAATTTGAATATGAATCCTCTCAGGGAAAGGAAAAGGTTGAACAATTATCCGGAAATGTCAGGGCTCAG ATTTTGTCTGCCAATCTCACTCGACATAACAATCGAGAACCAATTTCATGTTACATAGAAAATCCTGTATTCCcagaaatcaaaatattcaacacctaTAACCTCAACATTACTT ACAAGCCGTTCATCAGTTTTTCTCCCAGTTCCCCAGTTACTTCCTACGTGGATGACAGTATCAGCGTTTTATGCCAATGTGACGCAAACCCACCAGCTAAGATAGAATGGACAAACACTTCTTCTAATAATATAG GAAAGAAGACTGAAAATAGCATTGAAATGGACATGCAATTTCACTCAACTGGCCGCCATAACTTCACCTGCAATGCAAGAAACACAATTGGTTCGGCGGTGAATGAAATTTTCATCTTGGTGAAAG AATGTGGAACATTACGGGCCTTAAACACCGACCACATAAATCCAGGTGACGATGTGAGGCTAGAGTTCTCAAATATCAGACGTCATGACACAAGTTTGGTCCGATGGTGGAAAAATAGAACTATACTTTTAGACACCAACCTGCAGCGTTTCTCTGTTGTCGTTCAACAAGGTCGTGTCACGTTGACAATAAGTAACGTCACAGCTGAGGATAACGGCGGGTACACTGCGGATTTGGGAAACAGATTGTGTTTACCACCGATTGAAGTTTTAGTGAAGGTGAaag AGCAAAAGGTACCTTCCATAAATCCCCAGTTCACTGACAGCGTTAACATCCCAGAGATGGATTGTGCAAAATGCCTGGTTGGAACTGTTGGCGTCTACAACAAAGTTGAATGTATTGTGTTTGGATTTAGCGAGAAAAACATG AACATGGAGTTGAAGCTGAAGAAAAATGGTCAAGATGTACCCAATGTGACTATGGAATGTACCCCTTTTTATCGAGCATTTTATGCATACATGCCAAGTGAAGAAGATAAAGATCACTCCATTATTTGCGAGGCTACTAGAGATGGCCAACATTCGGAAACAGCATCAATCACTCTTGTCATTCTGC GAAAACCATCGCGTCCTACAATTATATTGCCGGGCTCAGTTAAAGAAGGAGAAAAAACACATATTACTTGCAAAACCTTCAATGCTAGACCGGAGCCAAGACTCTACTTCATGTACAATGCAACAACTTACAATACAAGCAACAACTTTTCCCAAATGAAAGGCGATAAAACAGTTGATGCTGAAACAATATTAGAAAACACTTTCAGTCGATATGACAATTCCAGGAGTTTAACTTGTTGTGTTGAGTTTAGAGAGTATCACACAAACACTCAGATAATGAAAACTCATTGCTCGACTTCtggcattgatgttttat TCCCACCGAAGTTTCTACTGCTTGAAGAATTAAAGAGAACCAACGATGCAGAAGGTAATACcagactcgtgttccagtgtaCAAGCGACGTATCTAATCCAGTTAGTAGAATAAGATGGAACATTTCGTCAAATGTGAATAATTATGAAACCTCCCATGAAAAGAAAGAAGATGAAGAATTGTCTGGACGTATAAGGACTAAG ATTTTATCTGCCAACCTCTCACGACATAACAATGGAGAAACACTATCGTGTTTCTTGGAAAATCCGGAGTTTCCAGAGATCAAAgtaatggaaaaatataaacttaacatTACAT ACAAACCATTCATCAGTTTTACATCTGATAAATCCGAAGTAAGGTCCTTTGATGACAGTGTTAACGTGTTATGCCAAGTTGACGCGAACCCATTTGCGAAGATCGAATGGCTGAACACGTCTTTGAAAGAGATAG GTAATAAAACAGAAAGCAGTCTTGAATTAAAGATACGAGTTAACTCAAGTGGCCATTATAATTATACGTGTATGGCAGAAAACACAATTGGCTCGGCAGTAAATGCAATTGCTGTCTTCTTTGTCAAAG ATCAGCGACTATCGACACCAAGCGCTCCTCATTTTAATGACGTCTCATCCTCCATGTTGATCGGAATTATTTGCGGTAGTGTGGCTGTTCTGATTGTCGTTATTTTAGTAGTCGCATACGTGATAGTATCAAAAAAGCGACAGAATACACCGAAGTGCGAGGAGTATACTGATTTACAATTTCAGGAACCAAATTT ATATATGCAGCCTTTAG GTCCTGTGTATGTCACCAGTGATGGTTCACAGTCCACTTATGGCcaacaaacacaaacttatGATAGTGTGGAGTGA
- the LOC128234347 gene encoding uncharacterized protein LOC128234347 isoform X3 gives MDYIFFILKCVCILFFLPSHQCADCGTLRLLNTDHINQGDDVRLEFSNIRSQDPSLVQWWKNRNIIVNIDTNLQRFSIAAQHGRVTLTIRNVRAEDNGGYTADLGSIQCSPPSNVLVTVKEPKVLSVIPKFPDNVTIPELDCERCLVGTVGVYINVECIVFGITQTDLNVQLTLRKHGQEVPNVSIELFPFYRAYYAYMPSEDDTDHTVTCEATSDGQQSKTVSITLLVLLPPRFIQLEELEKTNDEEGNTSLRLQCTSDVSNPVSKIRWNITSKFEYESSQGKEKVEQLSGNVRAQILSANLTRHNNREPISCYIENPVFPEIKIFNTYNLNITYKPFISFSPSSPVTSYVDDSISVLCQCDANPPAKIEWTNTSSNNIGKKTENSIEMDMQFHSTGRHNFTCNARNTIGSAVNEIFILVKECGTLRALNTDHINPGDDVRLEFSNIRRHDTSLVRWWKNRTILLDTNLQRFSVVVQQGRVTLTISNVTAEDNGGYTADLGNRLCLPPIEVLVKVKEQKVPSINPQFTDSVNIPEMDCAKCLVGTVGVYNKVECIVFGFSEKNMNMELKLKKNGQDVPNVTMECTPFYRAFYAYMPSEEDKDHSIICEATRDGQHSETASITLVILRKPSRPTIILPGSVKEGEKTHITCKTFNARPEPRLYFMYNATTYNTSNNFSQMKGDKTVDAETILENTFSRYDNSRSLTCCVEFREYHTNTQIMKTHCSTSGIDVLFPPKFLLLEELKRTNDAEGNTRLVFQCTSDVSNPVSRIRWNISSNVNNYETSHEKKEDEELSGRIRTKILSANLSRHNNGETLSCFLENPEFPEIKVMEKYKLNITYKPFISFTSDKSEVRSFDDSVNVLCQVDANPFAKIEWLNTSLKEIGNKTESSLELKIRVNSSGHYNYTCMAENTIGSAVNAIAVFFVKDQRLSTPSAPHFNDVSSSMLIGIICGSVAVLIVVILVVAYVIVSKKRQNTPKCEEYTDLQFQEPNLYMQPLGPVYVTSDGSQSTYGQQTQTYDSVE, from the exons AtggattatatatttttcattttaaaatgtgtatgcattttattttttctaccTAGTCATCAGTGCGCGG ACTGTGGAACATTACGACTCCTAAATACCGACCACATCAATCAAGGTGACGATGTGAGGCTCGAATTTTCTAATATCAGAAGTCAAGACCCAAGTTTGGTCCAATGGtggaaaaatagaaatataattgtaaatatagaTACCAACTTACAGCGTTTCTCTATTGCCGCTCAACACGGCCGTGTCACGTTGACAATACGTAACGTCAGAGCTGAGGATAACGGTGGATACACTGCGGATTTAGGAAGCATACAGTGTTCACCACCGAGTAATGTTTTAGTTACGGTGAAAG AGCCAAAGGTCCTTTCCGTTATTCCCAAATTCCCTGACAACGTTACCATCCCAGAGTTGGATTGTGAACGATGCCTAGTGGGAACGGTTGGCGTCTACATAAACGTGGAATGTATTGTGTTTGGGATTACCCAGACGGACCTG aACGTGCAATTGACGCTAAGGAAACATGGGCAAGAGGTTCCCAATGTGTCTATCGAGCTTTTTCCATTTTATCGAGCATATTATGCATACATGCCGAGTGAAGATGATACAGATCATACCGTTACTTGTGAGGCTACTAGCGATGGCCAACAGTCGAAAACAGTATCAATAACTCTGCTCGTTTTGC TCCCACCAAGGTTTATACAGCTTGAAGAATTAGAGAAAACCAACGATGAAGAAGGTAATACCAGTCTCCGGTTGCAGTGTACAAGCGACGTATCTAATCCTGTTAGTAAAATAAGATGGAACATTACGTCCAAATTTGAATATGAATCCTCTCAGGGAAAGGAAAAGGTTGAACAATTATCCGGAAATGTCAGGGCTCAG ATTTTGTCTGCCAATCTCACTCGACATAACAATCGAGAACCAATTTCATGTTACATAGAAAATCCTGTATTCCcagaaatcaaaatattcaacacctaTAACCTCAACATTACTT ACAAGCCGTTCATCAGTTTTTCTCCCAGTTCCCCAGTTACTTCCTACGTGGATGACAGTATCAGCGTTTTATGCCAATGTGACGCAAACCCACCAGCTAAGATAGAATGGACAAACACTTCTTCTAATAATATAG GAAAGAAGACTGAAAATAGCATTGAAATGGACATGCAATTTCACTCAACTGGCCGCCATAACTTCACCTGCAATGCAAGAAACACAATTGGTTCGGCGGTGAATGAAATTTTCATCTTGGTGAAAG AATGTGGAACATTACGGGCCTTAAACACCGACCACATAAATCCAGGTGACGATGTGAGGCTAGAGTTCTCAAATATCAGACGTCATGACACAAGTTTGGTCCGATGGTGGAAAAATAGAACTATACTTTTAGACACCAACCTGCAGCGTTTCTCTGTTGTCGTTCAACAAGGTCGTGTCACGTTGACAATAAGTAACGTCACAGCTGAGGATAACGGCGGGTACACTGCGGATTTGGGAAACAGATTGTGTTTACCACCGATTGAAGTTTTAGTGAAGGTGAaag AGCAAAAGGTACCTTCCATAAATCCCCAGTTCACTGACAGCGTTAACATCCCAGAGATGGATTGTGCAAAATGCCTGGTTGGAACTGTTGGCGTCTACAACAAAGTTGAATGTATTGTGTTTGGATTTAGCGAGAAAAACATG AACATGGAGTTGAAGCTGAAGAAAAATGGTCAAGATGTACCCAATGTGACTATGGAATGTACCCCTTTTTATCGAGCATTTTATGCATACATGCCAAGTGAAGAAGATAAAGATCACTCCATTATTTGCGAGGCTACTAGAGATGGCCAACATTCGGAAACAGCATCAATCACTCTTGTCATTCTGC GAAAACCATCGCGTCCTACAATTATATTGCCGGGCTCAGTTAAAGAAGGAGAAAAAACACATATTACTTGCAAAACCTTCAATGCTAGACCGGAGCCAAGACTCTACTTCATGTACAATGCAACAACTTACAATACAAGCAACAACTTTTCCCAAATGAAAGGCGATAAAACAGTTGATGCTGAAACAATATTAGAAAACACTTTCAGTCGATATGACAATTCCAGGAGTTTAACTTGTTGTGTTGAGTTTAGAGAGTATCACACAAACACTCAGATAATGAAAACTCATTGCTCGACTTCtggcattgatgttttat TCCCACCGAAGTTTCTACTGCTTGAAGAATTAAAGAGAACCAACGATGCAGAAGGTAATACcagactcgtgttccagtgtaCAAGCGACGTATCTAATCCAGTTAGTAGAATAAGATGGAACATTTCGTCAAATGTGAATAATTATGAAACCTCCCATGAAAAGAAAGAAGATGAAGAATTGTCTGGACGTATAAGGACTAAG ATTTTATCTGCCAACCTCTCACGACATAACAATGGAGAAACACTATCGTGTTTCTTGGAAAATCCGGAGTTTCCAGAGATCAAAgtaatggaaaaatataaacttaacatTACAT ACAAACCATTCATCAGTTTTACATCTGATAAATCCGAAGTAAGGTCCTTTGATGACAGTGTTAACGTGTTATGCCAAGTTGACGCGAACCCATTTGCGAAGATCGAATGGCTGAACACGTCTTTGAAAGAGATAG GTAATAAAACAGAAAGCAGTCTTGAATTAAAGATACGAGTTAACTCAAGTGGCCATTATAATTATACGTGTATGGCAGAAAACACAATTGGCTCGGCAGTAAATGCAATTGCTGTCTTCTTTGTCAAAG ATCAGCGACTATCGACACCAAGCGCTCCTCATTTTAATGACGTCTCATCCTCCATGTTGATCGGAATTATTTGCGGTAGTGTGGCTGTTCTGATTGTCGTTATTTTAGTAGTCGCATACGTGATAGTATCAAAAAAGCGACAGAATACACCGAAGTGCGAGGAGTATACTGATTTACAATTTCAGGAACCAAATTT ATATATGCAGCCTTTAG GTCCTGTGTATGTCACCAGTGATGGTTCACAGTCCACTTATGGCcaacaaacacaaacttatGATAGTGTGGAGTGA